One region of Cyanobium sp. M30B3 genomic DNA includes:
- the fabF gene encoding beta-ketoacyl-ACP synthase II yields the protein MVEGLQRVVVTGLGAVTPIGNDVPSYWQGLSSGRNGVAPITLFDAARHACRFAAEVKDFDPSGWLEPKETKRWDRFCQFGVVAAKQAIADAGLNIDDTNAQRIGTAIGSGVGGLLMMETQAQVLSERGPDRVSPFCVPMMIPNMATGLTAIAIGARGPSSAVATACAAGSNAIGDAFRLIQLGLADAMVCGGAESAITPLGVAGFASAKALSFRNDDPATASRPFDAERNGFVIGEGAGILVLESLEHARARGARILAEVVGYGMTCDAHHITSPSPGGVGGAEAMRLALKDARLEPEAVDYVNAHGTSTQANDSNETAAIKSALGEHAYRIPVSSTKSMTGHLLGGSGGIEAVAAILAMEHGLVPPTINYSNPDPACDLDVVPNQARDSTLNVVLSNSFGFGGHNVCLAFRRMS from the coding sequence ATGGTTGAGGGTCTCCAGCGCGTCGTCGTCACCGGCCTCGGCGCGGTCACACCGATCGGCAACGACGTCCCCAGCTACTGGCAGGGTCTGTCGTCCGGCCGCAATGGGGTGGCGCCAATCACCCTGTTCGATGCCGCCCGGCACGCCTGCCGTTTCGCCGCCGAGGTGAAGGACTTCGATCCCAGCGGCTGGCTGGAGCCGAAGGAGACGAAGCGCTGGGATCGCTTCTGCCAGTTCGGCGTGGTGGCCGCCAAGCAGGCCATCGCCGATGCCGGCCTCAACATCGACGACACCAACGCCCAGCGCATCGGCACGGCGATCGGCTCCGGGGTGGGCGGCCTGCTGATGATGGAGACCCAGGCCCAGGTGCTCAGCGAGCGCGGTCCGGACCGGGTGAGCCCGTTCTGCGTGCCGATGATGATCCCCAACATGGCCACCGGCCTCACGGCGATTGCCATCGGCGCCAGGGGTCCGAGCAGCGCCGTGGCCACGGCCTGTGCCGCCGGCTCCAACGCCATCGGCGACGCCTTCCGGCTGATCCAGCTCGGCCTGGCCGATGCCATGGTGTGCGGCGGCGCCGAATCGGCGATCACCCCCCTGGGGGTGGCGGGCTTCGCCAGCGCCAAGGCCCTCTCCTTCCGCAACGACGACCCGGCGACGGCCAGCCGTCCGTTCGACGCCGAGCGCAACGGCTTTGTGATCGGTGAGGGCGCCGGCATCCTGGTGCTGGAGAGCCTCGAGCACGCCAGGGCCCGGGGTGCCCGGATCCTGGCCGAGGTGGTGGGCTACGGCATGACCTGCGATGCCCACCACATCACCTCCCCGTCCCCGGGAGGCGTCGGAGGCGCTGAGGCCATGCGCCTCGCCCTCAAGGACGCCCGGCTGGAGCCCGAGGCCGTGGACTACGTCAACGCCCACGGCACCAGCACCCAGGCCAACGACAGCAATGAGACCGCCGCCATCAAGTCGGCCCTGGGGGAGCACGCCTACCGGATCCCGGTGAGCTCCACCAAGTCGATGACCGGCCACCTGCTGGGTGGCAGCGGCGGCATCGAGGCCGTGGCGGCCATCCTGGCCATGGAGCATGGCCTGGTGCCGCCTACGATCAATTACAGCAATCCGGATCCGGCCTGTGATCTGGACGTCGTGCCCAATCAGGCCCGAGACTCGACACTCAATGTTGTGCTCTCCAATTCCTTCGGATTCGGCGGCCACAACGTCTGTCTGGCGTTCCGGCGCATGAGCTGA
- a CDS encoding amidohydrolase — protein MPAATAGADAGAGRGICWWQLGLEGDLEAFLPELIQLRRHLHRHPELSGHEQQTAALVAGELRRWGWEVREGVGRTGVVAELGPRCLPDGQPAPLLGLRVDMDALPVEERTGLDYASTVQGLMHACGHDLHTSVGLGVAGVLASLARRRPDLLRARVRLLFQPAEETAEGAAWMKADGATEGLDALFGVHVFPSIAVGEVGVRSGSLTAAAGELEIEVLGESGHGARPHQSTDAIWIAARVVSGLQEAISRRLDALHPVVVSFGRIEGGKAFNVIADHVRLLGTVRCLDLELHDRLPAWIEDTVHALCRGHGGEARVRYRRISPPVHNDPELTQLVAAAAVDLLGRPRVHWLEQPSLGAEDFAELSDGIRCTMFRLGVAGPQGCTPLHSNTFAPDEGALAVGVRVLSLSLLRAAPMSPR, from the coding sequence ATGCCCGCCGCCACCGCTGGCGCTGACGCGGGCGCTGGGCGTGGGATCTGCTGGTGGCAGCTGGGGCTGGAGGGGGATCTGGAGGCGTTCCTGCCCGAGCTGATCCAGCTGCGCCGCCACCTGCACCGCCACCCCGAGCTCAGTGGCCACGAGCAGCAGACGGCCGCCCTGGTGGCCGGCGAACTGCGCCGCTGGGGCTGGGAGGTGCGCGAGGGGGTGGGGCGCACCGGGGTGGTGGCGGAACTGGGCCCCCGCTGCCTGCCGGACGGCCAGCCGGCGCCGTTGCTGGGCCTGCGGGTGGATATGGATGCCCTGCCGGTGGAGGAGCGCACCGGTCTCGACTACGCCTCCACCGTGCAGGGGTTGATGCACGCCTGCGGTCATGACCTGCACACGAGCGTCGGCCTGGGGGTGGCCGGCGTGCTGGCCTCCCTGGCCAGGCGGCGACCCGATCTGCTGCGGGCACGGGTGCGGCTGCTGTTTCAGCCCGCCGAGGAGACGGCCGAGGGGGCGGCGTGGATGAAGGCTGACGGGGCGACCGAGGGGCTCGATGCCCTGTTCGGGGTGCACGTGTTTCCCTCGATTGCGGTGGGCGAGGTGGGGGTGCGCAGCGGCAGCCTGACGGCGGCGGCGGGGGAGCTGGAGATCGAGGTGCTGGGGGAGAGCGGCCACGGCGCCCGCCCCCACCAGAGCACCGACGCGATCTGGATCGCGGCGCGGGTGGTGAGCGGCCTGCAGGAGGCGATCAGCCGCCGGCTGGATGCCCTCCATCCTGTGGTGGTGAGCTTCGGGCGGATCGAAGGGGGCAAGGCCTTCAATGTGATCGCCGACCACGTGCGTCTGCTGGGCACGGTGCGCTGCCTCGATCTGGAGCTGCACGACCGTCTGCCGGCCTGGATCGAGGACACCGTGCACGCCCTCTGCCGGGGCCATGGTGGAGAGGCTCGGGTGCGTTATCGCCGCATCTCGCCGCCGGTGCACAACGACCCGGAACTCACCCAGCTGGTGGCGGCGGCGGCGGTGGATCTGCTGGGCCGCCCGCGGGTGCACTGGCTGGAGCAGCCCTCCCTGGGCGCCGAGGATTTCGCCGAGCTCAGCGATGGCATCCGCTGCACGATGTTCCGGTTGGGGGTGGCCGGACCCCAGGGCTGCACCCCCCTGCACAGCAACACCTTCGCCCCCGATGAGGGGGCCCTGGCTGTTGGCGTGCGGGTGCTGAGCCTCAGCCTGCTGCGCGCCGCACCGATGAGCCCCCGATGA
- the ruvB gene encoding Holliday junction branch migration DNA helicase RuvB encodes MAIVSSGPAAADGRGGAEARSTVAGPGGGPRPAPERLVQPAPAGDDPEPGRADTLRPRRLADYIGQSELKQVLAIAVEATRSRQEALDHVLLYGPPGLGKTTMALVLAEELGVRCRIASAPALERPRDIVGLLVNLEPRELLFIDEIHRLNRVAEELLYPAMEDYRLDLTVGKGSTARTRSMPLAPFTLVGATTRAGALSSPLRDRFGLIQRLEFYGLDDLQAIVERAARLLAIDLDGSAALEVARRCRGTPRIANRLLRRVRDVASVNGEGRIGAALVEQALSLHRVDGRGLDAHDRRLLALMLESYGGGPVGLDTLAAGLGEDPATLETVVEPYLLQQGLLQRTPRGRLLTEAGRAHLAESWP; translated from the coding sequence ATGGCGATTGTTTCCTCGGGACCGGCTGCAGCGGATGGCCGCGGGGGGGCGGAGGCCAGGTCCACCGTGGCTGGCCCCGGTGGCGGCCCACGCCCGGCGCCGGAACGGCTGGTGCAGCCGGCCCCTGCCGGTGATGATCCCGAGCCGGGACGGGCCGACACGCTCAGGCCGCGGCGTCTGGCCGACTACATCGGCCAGAGTGAGCTCAAGCAGGTGCTGGCCATTGCGGTGGAGGCCACCCGCAGCCGCCAGGAGGCCCTCGACCACGTGCTGCTCTACGGCCCGCCGGGCCTGGGCAAGACCACGATGGCGCTGGTGCTCGCCGAGGAACTGGGCGTGCGCTGCCGCATCGCCAGTGCCCCGGCCCTGGAGCGCCCGCGCGACATCGTGGGCCTGCTGGTGAACCTGGAGCCGCGGGAGCTGCTGTTCATCGACGAGATCCACCGCCTCAACCGGGTGGCCGAGGAACTGCTCTACCCGGCGATGGAGGACTACCGCCTCGACCTCACCGTGGGCAAGGGCAGCACCGCCCGCACCCGCAGCATGCCCCTGGCCCCCTTCACCCTGGTGGGCGCCACCACCCGGGCCGGGGCCCTCAGTTCGCCCCTGCGGGACCGCTTCGGGTTGATCCAGCGGCTGGAGTTCTATGGCCTCGACGACCTGCAGGCGATCGTTGAGCGGGCGGCCAGGCTGCTGGCGATCGACCTGGACGGGTCGGCGGCCCTGGAGGTGGCCCGCCGCTGCCGGGGCACGCCGCGGATCGCCAACCGGCTGCTGCGCCGGGTGCGGGACGTGGCCAGCGTGAACGGCGAGGGCCGCATCGGCGCGGCCCTGGTGGAGCAGGCCCTCAGCCTGCACCGGGTGGATGGCCGCGGCCTCGATGCCCACGACCGGCGCCTGCTGGCGCTGATGCTGGAGAGCTACGGCGGCGGGCCGGTGGGCCTCGACACCCTGGCGGCCGGGCTGGGGGAGGACCCGGCCACCCTGGAGACGGTGGTGGAGCCCTACCTGCTGCAGCAGGGCCTGTTGCAGCGCACGCCCCGGGGCCGGCTGCTCACCGAGGCGGGCCGGGCCCACCTGGCGGAGTCGTGGCCGTGA
- the acpP gene encoding acyl carrier protein, producing the protein MSQEAIFEKVRSIVAEQLSVDAAEVKPESNFQNDLGADSLDTVELVMALEEAFDIEIPDEAAEGITTVGDAVKFIQEKQA; encoded by the coding sequence ATGTCCCAGGAAGCGATCTTTGAGAAAGTGCGCTCGATCGTTGCCGAACAACTCAGCGTTGACGCCGCCGAGGTGAAGCCCGAGTCGAACTTCCAGAACGACCTCGGCGCCGATTCCCTCGACACCGTCGAGCTGGTGATGGCCCTGGAGGAGGCCTTCGACATCGAGATCCCCGATGAGGCTGCCGAGGGCATCACCACCGTGGGTGACGCCGTCAAGTTCATTCAAGAGAAGCAGGCCTGA
- the psaC gene encoding photosystem I iron-sulfur center protein PsaC: MSHAVKIYDTCIGCTQCVRACPLDVLEMVPWDGCKAGQIASSPRTEDCVGCKRCETACPTDFLSIRVYLGDETTRSMGLAY, from the coding sequence ATGTCCCACGCCGTCAAGATCTACGACACCTGCATCGGCTGCACCCAGTGCGTGCGCGCCTGCCCCCTCGATGTGCTCGAGATGGTGCCCTGGGATGGCTGCAAGGCCGGTCAGATCGCCTCCTCCCCCCGCACCGAGGACTGCGTGGGCTGCAAGCGCTGCGAGACCGCCTGCCCCACCGACTTCCTCAGCATCCGCGTGTATCTGGGTGACGAGACCACCCGCTCAATGGGTCTGGCCTACTGA
- the tkt gene encoding transketolase — MVAAPSSPTSSANALESLCINSIRFLAVDAINKSNSGHPGLPMGCAPMAYALWDKTLRHNPKNPQWFNRDRFVLSAGHGCMLLYALLHLTGYDSVTIDDIKQFRQWGSKTPGHPETFETPGVEVTTGPLGQGIANAVGLAMAEAHLAAKFNKPDCKLVDHTTYVLMGDGCNQEGVSGEAASLAGHLGLGKLIALYDDNHITIDGNTNVSFTEDVLKRYEAYGWHTIHVADGNTDVAAIARAIEEAKAVTDKPSLIKVTTTIGYGSPNKANTAGVHGAALGADEAALTRQNLGWTYGDFEVPQEAYDHWRQAVSRGAAAEAEWNATLEAYRAAYPAEAAEFERQLRGELPQGWDANLPSYSADDKGLATRAHSFNCLNAIGPSLPELIGGSADLTHSNLTDIKGEKSFQKGAEQNRYLHFGVREHAMAAILNGLAYHGSGLIPYGGTFAVFAGYALGAIRLSALSELGVIYVLTHDSIGLGEDGPTHQPIETLATLRSLPNLLVIRPGDGNETSGAYQVAVTNRNRPTVLILSRQAMANQANSSAAAVARGGYILEDSNGSPDLILIGTGTELELCTKAAAQLRAEGKNVRVVSMPCVELFEEQDAAYRDSVLPAACRKRLVVEASSSFGWHKYTGFEGDSVSVDRYGASAPGPVLMEKFGFTVDNVVAKAKALG; from the coding sequence ATGGTCGCCGCCCCCTCCTCCCCCACGTCCTCCGCCAACGCGCTGGAGTCGCTGTGCATCAACAGCATCCGCTTCCTGGCCGTTGATGCGATCAACAAGTCGAATTCCGGCCACCCCGGGCTGCCGATGGGCTGCGCCCCGATGGCCTATGCCCTCTGGGACAAGACGCTCCGGCACAACCCCAAGAACCCCCAGTGGTTCAACCGCGACCGCTTCGTGCTCTCGGCGGGCCACGGCTGCATGCTGCTCTACGCCCTGCTGCACCTCACCGGCTACGACTCGGTGACCATCGACGACATCAAACAATTTCGTCAGTGGGGCTCCAAGACCCCCGGCCACCCCGAGACCTTCGAGACCCCCGGGGTTGAGGTGACCACCGGCCCCCTGGGTCAGGGCATCGCCAACGCCGTGGGTCTGGCCATGGCCGAAGCCCACCTGGCCGCCAAGTTCAACAAGCCCGACTGCAAGCTCGTCGACCACACCACCTATGTGCTCATGGGTGATGGCTGCAACCAGGAGGGGGTGAGCGGCGAGGCCGCCTCCCTGGCCGGTCACCTGGGTCTGGGCAAGCTGATCGCCCTCTACGACGACAACCACATCACCATCGACGGAAACACCAATGTTTCCTTCACCGAGGATGTGCTCAAGCGCTACGAGGCCTACGGCTGGCACACCATCCACGTGGCGGATGGCAACACCGACGTGGCCGCGATCGCCCGGGCCATCGAGGAGGCCAAGGCCGTCACCGACAAGCCCAGCCTGATCAAGGTCACCACCACGATCGGCTACGGCTCCCCCAACAAGGCCAACACCGCCGGCGTGCACGGAGCCGCCCTGGGGGCCGATGAGGCAGCCCTCACCCGCCAGAACCTGGGCTGGACCTACGGCGACTTCGAGGTGCCCCAGGAGGCCTACGACCACTGGCGTCAGGCCGTGAGCCGCGGTGCCGCCGCCGAGGCCGAGTGGAACGCCACCCTGGAGGCCTACCGCGCCGCCTATCCCGCCGAAGCCGCCGAATTCGAGCGCCAGCTGCGCGGCGAACTGCCCCAGGGCTGGGACGCCAACCTGCCCAGCTACAGCGCCGACGACAAGGGCCTGGCCACCCGCGCCCACTCCTTCAACTGCCTCAACGCCATCGGCCCCAGCCTGCCCGAGCTGATCGGCGGCTCAGCCGACCTCACCCACTCCAACCTCACCGACATCAAGGGTGAGAAGAGCTTCCAGAAGGGGGCCGAACAGAACCGCTACCTGCACTTCGGCGTGCGCGAGCACGCCATGGCGGCCATCCTCAACGGCCTCGCATACCACGGCAGCGGCCTGATCCCCTACGGCGGCACCTTCGCCGTGTTCGCCGGCTATGCCCTCGGCGCCATCCGCCTCTCGGCCCTGAGCGAGCTGGGCGTGATCTACGTGCTCACCCACGACTCGATCGGCCTGGGCGAGGACGGCCCCACCCACCAGCCGATCGAGACCCTGGCCACCCTGCGCTCCCTGCCCAACCTGCTGGTGATCCGTCCCGGCGATGGCAACGAGACCAGCGGCGCCTACCAGGTGGCCGTGACCAACCGCAACCGCCCCACCGTGCTGATCCTCAGCCGCCAGGCGATGGCCAACCAGGCCAACTCCAGCGCCGCCGCGGTGGCCAGGGGCGGTTACATCCTTGAGGACAGCAACGGCAGCCCCGACCTGATCCTGATCGGCACCGGCACCGAGCTGGAGCTGTGCACCAAGGCCGCCGCCCAGCTGCGGGCCGAGGGCAAGAACGTGCGCGTGGTGTCGATGCCCTGCGTGGAGCTGTTCGAGGAGCAGGACGCCGCCTACCGCGACAGTGTGCTGCCGGCCGCCTGCCGCAAGCGCCTGGTGGTGGAGGCCTCCAGCAGCTTCGGCTGGCACAAGTACACCGGCTTCGAGGGCGACAGCGTCTCGGTGGACCGCTACGGCGCCTCCGCCCCAGGCCCGGTGTTGATGGAGAAGTTCGGCTTCACCGTCGACAACGTGGTGGCCAAGGCCAAGGCCCTGGGCTGA
- a CDS encoding HEAT repeat domain-containing protein codes for MPALAALREVPVEAAVPLLLLGLEQEAFLVRSLSCAGLGVKCNPAGRQALVRVLEHDPDANVRAEAANALVSHGLEQAWPLLLAAFRRDDQWLLRCSVLSAVAEHPEADAARLLELASLAIAADDGTVRVGGAEILGRLVREGGGDSASAGADAHQARALLQRLQADPDHRVVGAALNGLQC; via the coding sequence ATGCCCGCCCTGGCGGCCCTGCGGGAGGTGCCGGTTGAGGCGGCGGTGCCGCTGCTGCTGCTGGGGTTGGAGCAGGAGGCGTTCCTGGTGCGCTCGCTGAGCTGCGCCGGCCTGGGGGTGAAGTGCAACCCGGCCGGGCGCCAGGCGCTGGTGCGGGTCCTGGAGCACGACCCCGATGCCAATGTGCGGGCCGAAGCGGCCAATGCCCTGGTGAGCCATGGCCTGGAGCAGGCCTGGCCGCTGTTGCTGGCGGCCTTCCGCCGCGACGACCAGTGGCTGCTGCGCTGCAGCGTGCTCTCGGCCGTGGCCGAGCATCCCGAGGCCGATGCGGCCCGGTTGCTGGAGCTGGCCAGCCTGGCGATCGCTGCCGACGATGGCACCGTGCGGGTGGGCGGCGCCGAGATCCTGGGTCGTCTGGTGCGGGAGGGTGGTGGCGACTCTGCAAGCGCTGGAGCTGACGCCCACCAGGCGCGGGCGCTGCTGCAGCGGCTGCAGGCCGACCCTGACCACCGGGTGGTGGGGGCGGCGCTGAACGGCCTGCAGTGCTGA
- a CDS encoding tetratricopeptide repeat protein, whose protein sequence is MPALLLAVCLLLVQPRAVRATEGPTALSVPQLSSLPQLFDQALQASREGHFGEALPLWDQVLELAPRDAAAWSNRGNVQLALGDPLAAIADQNRALELEPASGDAHLNRGTAEEALARWGAAADDYHWILEHSDGAEPRASALYNLGNVQGSQGDWAAARSSYAAAAAARPGFAMARASEALAAFQLGDLDAAEQQLRSLIRRYPLFADARAGLTALLWQRGGRGEAESHWVSASGLDPRYRDPEWLLAVRRWPPAPVSALQQFLALA, encoded by the coding sequence CTGCCGGCCCTGCTGCTGGCGGTGTGCCTGCTGCTGGTGCAGCCCAGGGCGGTGCGGGCGACAGAAGGGCCCACAGCGCTTTCCGTGCCCCAGCTCTCCTCGCTCCCCCAGCTGTTCGACCAGGCGCTGCAGGCCAGCCGTGAGGGCCACTTCGGCGAGGCCCTGCCCCTCTGGGATCAGGTGCTGGAGCTGGCGCCTCGGGATGCGGCGGCCTGGAGCAACCGCGGCAACGTGCAGCTCGCCCTGGGCGATCCGCTGGCGGCCATCGCCGACCAGAACCGCGCCCTGGAGCTGGAGCCAGCCAGCGGCGACGCCCACCTCAACCGCGGCACCGCCGAGGAGGCGCTGGCCCGCTGGGGGGCGGCGGCCGACGACTACCACTGGATCCTGGAGCACAGCGACGGGGCCGAACCGCGGGCCTCGGCCCTCTACAACTTGGGCAATGTGCAGGGCTCCCAGGGTGACTGGGCCGCCGCCCGCAGCAGCTATGCCGCCGCTGCCGCTGCCCGCCCAGGCTTTGCCATGGCCCGCGCCAGCGAGGCCCTGGCCGCCTTCCAGCTCGGCGACCTGGACGCAGCTGAACAGCAACTGCGCTCGCTGATCCGCCGCTACCCCCTGTTCGCCGATGCCCGCGCCGGCCTCACCGCCCTGCTCTGGCAGCGGGGCGGCCGCGGCGAGGCGGAGAGCCACTGGGTGTCGGCCTCCGGTCTCGATCCGCGCTACCGCGACCCAGAATGGCTGCTGGCCGTGCGGCGCTGGCCGCCAGCTCCGGTGTCGGCCCTGCAGCAGTTCCTCGCCCTCGCCTGA
- the thiC gene encoding phosphomethylpyrimidine synthase ThiC — protein MRSAWIEKRQGQANVSQMHYARQGVVTEEMAHVAKRENLPESLVMEEVARGRMIIPANINHPNLEPMAIGIASSCKVNANIGASPNASDVSEELKKLELAVKYGADTVMDLSTGGVNLDEVRTAIINASPVPIGTVPVYQALESVHGSIEKLSEDDFLHIIEKHCQQGVDYQTIHAGLLIEHLPKVKGRLTGIVSRGGGILAQWMLYHHKQNPLYTRFDDICEIFKRYDCSFSLGDSLRPGCLHDASDEAQLAELKTLGELTRRAWKHDVQVMVEGPGHVPMDQIEFNVKKQMEECAEAPFYVLGPLVTDIAPGYDHITSAIGAAMAGWYGTAMLCYVTPKEHLGLPNPEDVRNGLIAYKIAAHAADIARHRPGARDRDDELSRARYAFDWNRQFDLSLDPERAREYHDETLPADIYKQAEFCSMCGPKHCPMQTKITDKDLEGLEQVLAEQKAEAAVG, from the coding sequence ATGCGCAGCGCCTGGATCGAGAAGCGCCAAGGTCAGGCCAACGTGAGCCAGATGCACTACGCCCGCCAGGGGGTGGTGACGGAAGAAATGGCCCATGTGGCCAAGCGGGAGAACCTGCCCGAATCCCTGGTGATGGAGGAGGTGGCCCGGGGCCGCATGATCATCCCGGCCAACATCAACCACCCCAACCTGGAGCCGATGGCGATCGGCATCGCCTCCAGCTGCAAGGTGAACGCCAACATCGGCGCCTCGCCCAACGCCAGCGATGTGAGCGAGGAGCTGAAGAAGCTCGAGCTGGCGGTGAAATATGGCGCCGACACGGTGATGGATCTCTCCACCGGCGGCGTGAATCTCGATGAGGTGCGCACGGCGATCATCAACGCCTCGCCGGTTCCCATCGGCACGGTGCCGGTGTATCAGGCGCTCGAGAGCGTGCACGGCTCGATCGAGAAGCTCAGCGAAGACGACTTCCTGCACATCATCGAGAAGCACTGCCAGCAGGGGGTGGACTACCAGACCATCCACGCCGGCCTGTTGATCGAGCACCTGCCCAAGGTGAAGGGTCGCCTCACCGGCATCGTGAGCCGAGGCGGCGGCATCCTGGCCCAGTGGATGCTGTATCACCACAAGCAGAATCCGCTCTACACCCGCTTCGACGACATCTGCGAGATCTTCAAGCGCTACGACTGCAGCTTCTCCCTGGGCGATTCGCTGCGCCCCGGCTGTCTGCATGACGCCTCCGATGAAGCACAGCTGGCCGAATTGAAAACGTTGGGTGAACTCACCCGCCGCGCCTGGAAGCACGACGTGCAGGTGATGGTGGAGGGTCCGGGCCACGTGCCGATGGACCAGATCGAGTTCAACGTGAAGAAGCAGATGGAGGAGTGCGCCGAGGCGCCCTTCTATGTGCTCGGCCCCCTGGTCACCGACATCGCCCCCGGCTACGACCACATCACCAGCGCCATCGGCGCGGCGATGGCGGGCTGGTATGGCACGGCGATGCTCTGCTACGTCACCCCCAAGGAGCATCTCGGACTGCCCAATCCCGAAGACGTGCGCAACGGCCTGATCGCCTACAAGATCGCCGCCCATGCCGCCGACATCGCCCGCCACCGCCCGGGCGCCCGCGATCGCGACGACGAACTGAGCCGCGCCCGCTACGCCTTCGACTGGAACAGGCAGTTCGATCTCTCCCTGGATCCGGAGCGGGCCCGCGAGTACCACGACGAAACCCTGCCGGCCGACATCTACAAGCAGGCCGAGTTCTGCTCGATGTGCGGACCCAAGCACTGCCCGATGCAGACCAAGATCACCGACAAGGATCTGGAGGGTCTGGAGCAGGTGCTGGCCGAGCAGAAGGCGGAGGCTGCTGTCGGCTGA
- a CDS encoding DUF3188 domain-containing protein: protein MSPFEPRRRPLLEGLLALSAPLLILLALLLILQRQGRERIMALPALAIGIGLASSSWVSRGRRRRALLQALRQGGPPAAGS from the coding sequence ATGAGCCCCTTCGAGCCTCGCCGCCGGCCGCTGCTGGAGGGCCTGCTGGCGCTGTCGGCGCCGCTGCTGATCCTGCTGGCGCTGCTGTTGATCCTGCAGCGCCAGGGGCGGGAGAGGATTATGGCCCTGCCGGCCCTGGCGATCGGCATCGGCCTGGCCAGCTCCAGTTGGGTGAGCCGGGGGCGGCGGCGCCGGGCCCTGCTGCAGGCCCTGCGCCAGGGCGGTCCGCCGGCGGCCGGTTCCTGA
- the smpB gene encoding SsrA-binding protein SmpB: MAKGGTKKLAARAQRDAANRLLADNRFARHQYEILETLECGIELLGTEVKSIRAGQVNLRDGFCLVRGGELQLHNVHISPHSHAGAYFNHEPLRVRKLLAHRREIERLRVALEQKGLTLIPLNLHLKGSWIKLTLGLAKGRKLHDKRAEERRKQDAKETRAAISRY, translated from the coding sequence ATGGCCAAGGGTGGCACCAAGAAGCTGGCCGCCCGGGCCCAGCGGGATGCCGCCAACCGCCTGCTGGCGGACAACCGCTTCGCGCGGCACCAGTACGAGATCCTCGAAACCCTCGAGTGCGGCATCGAGCTGCTGGGCACCGAGGTGAAGTCGATCCGGGCCGGCCAGGTGAACCTGCGCGATGGCTTCTGCCTGGTGCGGGGCGGCGAGCTGCAACTGCACAACGTGCACATCTCGCCCCACAGCCACGCCGGTGCCTACTTCAACCACGAGCCCCTGCGGGTGCGCAAACTGCTGGCCCACCGCCGCGAGATCGAGCGGCTGCGGGTGGCGCTCGAGCAGAAGGGCCTCACCCTGATCCCGCTCAACCTGCACCTCAAGGGCTCCTGGATCAAACTCACCCTGGGGCTGGCCAAGGGCCGCAAGCTGCACGACAAGCGGGCCGAGGAGCGCCGCAAGCAGGACGCGAAGGAAACCCGGGCCGCCATCTCCCGCTACTGA